From the Pseudomonas monsensis genome, the window ATCTTGCCATGGCCCGCCGCTTCCCACGGTGCGTAGAAGGCTTTGACTTGCGCGGCCTTGTTCGCCCCGCCAAACGACACCACGGTCAAATCCGGGCCAGCCGCCATCGCGCTGGCCGCACCCATCAGGCCCAGGGTCAGGGCGGTGAACTTCAGGGATCTCAACATTTATTGTTCTCTCCACGTGCAGGGTTGGTGTTGGTATTGCCGGGGCGATCAGTTCGCCTCTAGAAGAGGATCAAGCGCGCGCACGTGCTCGATCTGCCAGCCAAGCGGAACCACGTCCCCGACCGCGAGCGCTGGATCGAGCTCGGCAATCGGTTGTTTCACGAAGAAGTCGGTCTTGCCACAGACTTCCAGACGCACCCGGACGTGGTCGCCCAGATAGATGAATTCCGCCACCCTCCCTGAGAAGCGGTTGACACATTGATCGCTCGAGCCGTTGAGGCTGACGCGCTCCGGACGGATCGACAGGGTCACCGGTTCGCCGGTCTGGCCGACGTTGACCGCCAGTGCCTCGACCTTCTCGCCACGGCCCAGCTCGACCACGCAGCGCTCGCCGCTCTGGCTGAGCAGGCGACCGTTGAGGCGGTTGTTCTCGCCGATGAAGTTGGCGACGAAGGTATTTTTCGGTTCTTCGTAGAGGGTGCGCGGCGGAGCGATCTGCTGGATTTCGCCCTGGTGGAAGACCGCCACGCGATCGGACATGGTCAGCGCTTCACCCTGGTCGTGGGTCACGTAGACCACGGTCACGCCGAGGCGCTGGTGCAGGTGCTTGATCTCCATCTGCATGTGTTCGCGCAGCTGTTTGTCGAGTGCACCCAGCGGTTCGTCCATCAACACCAGTTGCGGTTCGAACACCAGCGCCCGCGCCAGTGCTACCCGCTGCTGCTGACCACCGGACAGTTGCGCCGGGTAGCGCGAGGCGAAAGCGTCGAGCTGGACCATGCTGAGGACTTTCTTCACCTTGTCGCTGACGTCGCTCTTGTTCAGGCCGCGCACGGTCAGCGGGAAGGCGAGGTTTTCCGCTACGGTCATGTGCGGGAACAGCGCGTAGTTCTGAAACACCATGCCGATGTCGCGCTTGTGCGGCGGCACGTTATTGATTGCGCGCCCGGCCAGCAGGATTTCTCCGGCGGTCGGTGTTTCAAAGCCGGCGAGCATCATCAGGCTGGTGGTCTTGCCCGAACCGGACGGCCCGAGCAGGGTCAGGAACTCGCCTTTGCGAATGTCCAGGTTGAGGTCTTTGACGATCAGGTTCTCGCCGTCGTAGCTCTTCTGCACTCCACGAAAGCTGACCAGCACATCACTGGCCCCTGCGTTTGAATCGACCTGGCTCATACCCACACCTTTGTTGTTGATGACTGCTTGTGGGTTAAGCCTAGTGGCTGCTGACAGGCGCGCAAATCGGGGCGCAGGAGAGAATCGCCTCAGCCGGATGGAAGGTTG encodes:
- a CDS encoding ABC transporter ATP-binding protein; translation: MSQVDSNAGASDVLVSFRGVQKSYDGENLIVKDLNLDIRKGEFLTLLGPSGSGKTTSLMMLAGFETPTAGEILLAGRAINNVPPHKRDIGMVFQNYALFPHMTVAENLAFPLTVRGLNKSDVSDKVKKVLSMVQLDAFASRYPAQLSGGQQQRVALARALVFEPQLVLMDEPLGALDKQLREHMQMEIKHLHQRLGVTVVYVTHDQGEALTMSDRVAVFHQGEIQQIAPPRTLYEEPKNTFVANFIGENNRLNGRLLSQSGERCVVELGRGEKVEALAVNVGQTGEPVTLSIRPERVSLNGSSDQCVNRFSGRVAEFIYLGDHVRVRLEVCGKTDFFVKQPIAELDPALAVGDVVPLGWQIEHVRALDPLLEAN